gtgtgagagagagagagagagagagagagagagagagagagagagagagagagagagagagagagagagagagagagagagagagagagagagagagagagagagtgagagcgagagagagagagagagagagagagagagagaggggggcgttGACAGGGTGATACTATACAGAGTTCAGATGAAGAAGAGAAAGAATGCGAGGAAGAGATGGATGAGTGAGAAAAAGATGAGAGGGGGGATaagaggggtggggagggagttTGTTTAAAAAACATTgtcaatatgaaaaaaaaaatgtgtagtAATGAGCTGTGTATCAAGATGGAGTAAGTGACATTGCTCAGGAGGTCAGCATGGAATGTGTGGCATTGTGTAGGGTGTCAGCATAGCATGGCATTGGGTGTCAGCATAATGTCTGTGCCATTGTGTAGGGTGTCaacatggagtgtgtgtgtgtcattgagaAAGGGTGTCAGCGCTTGAGGTTAGGTTTCGTCTCAACTTGTAGGGTTGTATATGGTGTATAGCTGAGTATGAATTGCCATCCTTAAATGAAACTTGGTAAGGTCAGCTAAGCAGTTATGTAAGTTTTGCTATAACTGGTATAGTTCTCCATACCTCACTTATAATGATATtaattattttgttataaattcattatcaATATTATGATAATGCAAATGTAATTTGCAATTGTAATTAGATTTTAAGCAATTGTAACGAATAATATAACTGTCATTCACGATAACGTTTTAGTCACATAACTATATTCATCATTATCACTGACTTTTATCTGTTATCGTTGACGCTCAATAACAAGTCTTTTTTTCCTTTACTAAAATAAGTAATATCATACATATTTTCTCTTATTATGTTCTCCCCAAGCGACAGTTGTCAATACTTACTATGCAGGTGACGGATAAGATAACATCATTTTCGTCATATGTTCCATTTCCATTGTTGCTTATATTGCAACATCTGTTCTCTCGTAATTGCACTTCTGGTATGTTCAACTGAAAAAAACACTCGCCAAATGGGAAGGTAATTCTATATAGCCAGACTGTAGGGAGGATGAGGATAATACTGCCATACTGTTAGTAATGTGGAGGTAATGTTGTATTGACATAATGATTGGGTATATTAGGGTGAGGTTTGTTAAGAATACGAATGCAATATTGTATTGCCAGAGTGTTAAGAATGTGAATATAATGTTACATTGCCATACCGTTTGGAATGAGGAGTTAATACCATTTTGCCACAGTGTTAGGACTTACGTTGTCATAGCGGCTTTGACGTAGAGCACAGCAGCTCTGTTGGGTGATATACTCCGCTTGATGGTATCTCGTCCCAGAACTTTTTTAATGGGTTCGGGCGACACATATTTCCTTTTCAATATTCCAGCGGTATAATGTATTTATTCAGCGCTCTTGTTTCAGTTTCTCTTGTTCTGAAGAGGGTTTCAGTACTGTAGTTTGACAgattttgttgttgttcctaataatatatattattaacatattaCGAGGCGTTTTCTCGCGGAACCCACAAACGTTAGATTAGAAAATGCTAATATATGGAGATTATAACAGGGACAAGCCATAGCTAAAATCTGGTTTGCTATACAACTCATATCCTCATTGGCATGTGAAGAATATTTATCGTTAATGTAGAAAGTCCCACCACAGGCTAAATGAAGGGAACCCATAGCCCTGGagtaaagaatatatatatatatatatatatatatatatatatatatatatatatatatatatatatatatatatatatatatatatatatatatatatatatatatatatatacatatatatatatatatacatatatatatatatatatatatacatatatatatatatatatacatatatatatatatatatatatatatatatatatatatatgtgtgtgtgtgtgtgtgtgtgtgtgtgtgtgtgtgtgtgtgtgtgtgtgtgtgtgtgtatgtcgtatctagtagccagaacgcacttctcggccctgggtccgatttgcctagtaggccgagtgattttctttattttaaaattattctttccaattggtttatttgaaatattattataatattatgttaggaacataaattattgactttgcTTTGTTAGCTTTTggtaatgataggttaggttaggttaggtagggtttgttaggttcggtcatatatcaacattAGTTCTAACTAAAATTAAAAGAACCtaactcatacacaatgaaatgaatagctttatcatttcataagaaaaaaaaatcgaaaaatatatgaattcaggaaaacttgtcttatttctTTGACACAGTAAAAGGGCTATTACAGTATAAAGTTAATTATTGAACACTCAAACCACAGTTGACGATTAAGGCACTTTTACAAGGACATGCTATAATTAAATCCCAAATATTACTTAAGTGTTCCCTTTACATAGTGAATATTGGGCACAGGTCCAGTATACTATCAAGGGAAGGTTGTGAACTAAGGGGACACAAAGTAAGGGGGAAATATCcacagagtccccccccccccccctgctacttACAGCCACCTCACACACTTACTGTAATAACAACTTACGTGAAAATTTATGTTTGGAGGGGTCTCCGGTGGTATATTTAACCCTTTGACCTTCAGGCTCTCAATTTACATATAATGCCCCACGACCAGATGATATCGTGGCGATTGTGCCAGCAAACGAGGGATAACCAACTTTGTTTCATTTTTCTTAGTTATTTTGCctgcgtcatgtgtgtgtgtgtgtgtgtgtgtgtgtgtgtgtgtgtgtgtgtgtgtgtgtgtgtgtgtgtgtgtgtgtgtgtgtgtgtgtgtgtgtgtgtgtgtgtgtgtgtgtgtgtgtgtgtgtgtgtgtgtgtgtgtgtgtgtgtgtgtgtgtgtgtgtgtgtttactagttgtgcttttgcgggggttgagctttgctctttcggcccgcctctcaactgtcaatcaactgtttactaactacttttttttttttttttttttaatatgtgttattaatatgtgtgtgtgtgtgtgtgtgtgtgtgtgtgtgtgtgtgtgtgtgtgtgtgtgtgtgtgtgtgtgtgtgtgtgtgtgtgtgtgtgtgtgtgtgtgtgtgtgtgttgtgtgcgtaGCTGGGGGGGGTGTGACTTTAGTGTGTACGCTACCGAGAATGTGTGTCTTCCGTGAGTACGCCaccgggaaggggaagggggggggggggggtgtaccgtTCGTGGGACCCGCctcgggaaggtggggggggggggggtcgttttACGTGTACGCAGCTGTGAATGTGTGACCTTGCCGTGTACACTTTCGGGGATGTACATCCTCCACGTGTACGCAGCAGGGATCGTGCGTTATCCACGTGTACGCAGCTGGGGTCGTGCGTCCTCCACGTGTACGCACCTGGGGTCGTGCGTCCTCCACTTGTACGCAGCTGGGGTCGTGCGTCCTCCACGTGTACGCAGCTGGGGTCGTGCGTCATCCACGTGTACGCAGCTGGGATCGTGCGTCCTCCACGTGTACGCAGCTGGGGTCGTGCGTCATCCACGTGTACGCAGCTGGGATCGTGCGTCCTCCACGTGTACGCAGCTGGGATCGTGCGTCATCCACGTGTACGCAGCTGGGATCGTGCGTCATCCACGTGTACACAGCTGGGATCGTGCGTCCTCCACGTGTACGCAGCAGGGGTCGTGCGTCCTCCACGTGTACGCAGCTGGGGTCGTGCGTCCTCCACGTGTACGCAGCTGGGGTCGTGCGGCCTCCACGTGTACGCAGCTGGGGTCGTGCGTCATCCACGTGTACGCAGCTGGGGTCGTGCGTCATCCACGTGTACGCAGCTGGGGTCGTGCGTCCTCCACGTGTACGCAGCTGGGGTCGTGCGGCCTCCACGTGTACGCAGCTGGGGTCGTGCGTCATCCACGTGTACGCAGCTGGGGTCGTGCGTCATCCACGTGTACGCAGCTGGGGTCGTGCGTCATCCACGTGTACGCAGCTGGGGTCGTGCGTCCTCCACGTGTACGCAGCTGGGGTCGTGCGTCATCCACGTGTACGCAGCTGGGGTCGTGCGTCATCCACGTGTACGCAGCTGGGGTCGTGCGTCCTCCAAATATACACTGCAAGAATGTATTATATAATCATCAATATTTGAATTGGGAAAACCCATTATACCTTCCTCTAGCGCAGTGGTCTCCGTCCTTGACTCACAATGGAGGCGCCCGTCTCAATCCCAGGGCAGGACACAAATGATTTGTCACGTTTCCTTTCATCCAATACATCTGTTCAATTTAGAGTAAATAGATACCCGGAagataggcaactgttgtgggtggcattctgtgaaaggtcagtagttggcctagtgGGGTAACTAGGCCTATAAAGCGTCAGGCATCCCGACAACAGGATTTATTATTAATCATTCAATCAATTAAATAATGATTCCGGCGTCAATGGTACTAGTTTAAACCATCCTAATGTGCCTCATTCTATACGCTATGATCCCTTATATACAAAATAAGGAGTGCTTGCAACTCGTTCTCTTAAAAATAacatcgcttttcgctcgtatgcgcgctatgaccAAAAGTGGACGTCATTTGAaacgaaatcgactcacaaaagtgatgtactgtcccgttttctgtttgagtcaccCGGCTTATTCGGACAGGTTAGAAGAGCAAACATTCATTTaaagtttttcataacgttttgaaactttgtgagaatttcctgcccacctaacctaccagaggacccttgacttgttgaaaaataaatcccaaaatttttttcattttttttttattttcaaattacgtccactttcggccatacgggcaaacggccaaaagcgacgttatttttaagaggacaggttgttatcTTACCGGATCACATATATTCATATTTTCTATACGTTggttgtttaggttaggtgagtggCTTGGGTTCATGCGTTTTGGTACTCTTTATTTTATACGTTATGGGAAATCAAGAGAACGCAGTAACTAATTAGAGGAGGAAGATGGTGCTTGCTGATGCGGCCAACTTGAGTGTAAGGAAATGACAACATGTTGGGTATATTTATTAAgtcttttaccatgttgtggcacagttgactaaggcgcatcagggaacatcccgtgcgtaggttcgaaccctcatcacggccttgtggatttgtttatttattaaaattcTTTTGTGTAAGAAATCATAATATTAGTGCGAGTACACCTCTACCTCTGAGAGGTGGAGGTGTGAATATCAACAGTGATAacaggtataatatatatatatatatatatatatatatatatatatatatatatatatatatatatatatatatatatatatatatatatatatatatatatatatatatatatatatatcagcaatATGAAAGGCTtatagttattattattgtttgttCGATTATGGACGAATGTTCGTGAATCATTTCCACTTTACGTGTGCTGTTACCTTCAGTGAGAAGACAATGATCCGGTATTACATGTGGCCGAGATTCTTGATGATCAACTTTGTCTGTCCCAATGCCAGCAGGTAACCTTTGTGGGAGACGTGTACCAATCCTGGGTGGGGCAAGAATTGGATTAATTCCAATGTCCTGGTCAAAAGTTGATGCCCCGTCTCATATTATCAACACTTGACTCGGGAATCGTAGATTTggcaaacaaataaaaaaaataggcgTTTACTTGTTCGTTGAGCTCTGCTGGTTAATGGAACAATCTAACTGTGAATAGCACACCACAGCATCAAGCACCACCTGGCTCTGATTCTTAGGAGATTGACAGAGACTGCATAGCTCATTAAATATATTAAGGATAGTATGGTAATCTCACAACGTCAATACGTAGCTTTTCAGGCTGCGTCTAAATACTAAAATTTTTGGGAAAAAAAAGCTCGAGGAACCCCACGAGACAAGTTCAAAATTTGCCAATTAGCAGGTGGTACGAGGAATATAGGAACATTTACCACGTTATCTGGTGAATAGTAAAGCTAGGTAATGGTGCATATTAAAAGAGCTGTAAAAAACTAACACCTGATGACTCCTTTTTACTCTACTTATCAAACCTGATGGTTACATAGCTACCAGTGGTGTAACGGAGCAGCCTGTCCTCTCAACTAATACGACGATATGGAACGTTATATTAACCAACGTGACAAATGCCACTTgccgacgaggagtcacaataacgtggctgaaatatgttgaccaaaccacacactagcaagtgaagggacgacaacatttcggtccgtcctggaccgaattcTCACAAccgaattgagaatggtccaggacggaccgaaatgtcgtcgtcccttcactttctagtgtgtgtgcttCGTCAACAAATGCTATATACTGTACAAAGTAGCGACTCGCCAAAATCAACGGGTTCTATGGTGAGGTGGGTGGGATGGGTCGTGTGTTCCTGGTAAGCTTAGGACGGTGGAGTTAGTAAGTTACAACTCGAGAGAATAGGTTGTCTGGCGAACGTCCTGCACATCACTCGGCATACAACATGCAATATATTAAGCCATGCccccgtgtctctctctctctctctgcttaccACCACCCAATACCCATTCCAGCTTCACTACCGGGGAAAAAAACAGTAAAATGAAATATGCTGAACAATTTCACGACACTGGTATTAGTAAAGCCCTGGAGCATACTTTCTAATTCTTTCCTCGTTAAATGTGTAGTACATCCACCAGCAGGACCCTCTCGCAGCCCTCCTTCGTGCTACAGCTAAACAACAAATGTTATTACTAATCTGAAAAAAACCCGCCACAGAGTAAGAGAAAACTGAGACTTCAGAAAGATACTGTTGGGAAATGTGTTTCCTTAAAGTTATTGGTACCTTCCAAAAACAATTATTCATCACACACAAAAATAaccataattataattatttactaagtaATTTTTATTTCAGAGGTAATTGAAGCACATCAAATCTGTTGCAACAAATGTCAGTCAATTACAGTACAAAGATTCTTAGCTGTGGACACGACTACAACTGCCACGGGCGTAGATAGTGCTGCCACGGGCATAGATAGTGCTGCCACGGGCATAGTTAGTGCTGCCACGGGCATAGATAGTGCTGCCACGGGCGTAGTTAGTGCTGCCACGGGCATAGATAGTGCTGCCACGGGCGTAGATAGTGCTGCCACGGGCGTAGATAGTGCTGCCACGGGCATAGATAGTGCTGCCACGGGCGTAGATAGTGCTGCCACGGGCGTAGATAGTGCTGCCACGGGAGTAGATAGTGCTGCCACGGGCGTAGATAGTGCTGCCACGGGAGTAGATAGTGCTGCCACGGGCGTAGATAGTGCTGCCACGGGAGTAGATAGTGCTGCCATGGGCGTAGATAGTGCTGCCACGGGCATAGATACTGCTGTCACGGGCGTAGATAGTGCTGCCACGGGCGTAGATAGTGCTGCCACGGAAGTAGATAGTGCTGCCACGGGCGTAGATAGTGCTGCCACGGGAGTAGATAGTGCTGCCACAGGCGTAGATAGTGCTGCCACGGGCGTAGATAGTGCTGCCACGAGCGCAGATAGTGCTACCACGGGCGTAGATAGTACTGCCACGGGCGTAGATAGTGCTACCACGGGCGTAGGTAGTACTGCCACGGGCATAGATAGTGCTGTCACGGGCGTAGATAGTGCTGCCACGAGCGTAGATAGTGCTACTACGGGCGTAGATAGTGCTGCCACGGGCGTAGATAGTGCTGCCACGAGCGTAGATAGTGCTGCCACGAGCGTAGATAGTGCTGCCACGGGCGTAGATAGTGCTGCCACGGGGGTAGATAGTGCTGCCACAACTCATCGTAGTTGTCACCAAATACAGCGTAAACTTCATCTTGTTGGGACACCAACAATTTCTGCGTTTTCCTTCAATTAACTTTAGAACCTGAAAttaaatgttgttatttacaattatttatatatCTGATGTTGAGCTTCCGTTACTATGTAATATAATTAGTTGAAAGGTTAAACAATGATCTCTAGCAATTATTGATCATTCGCTATACCCAGGTCATTAATAAATGCTCGTTATACCCGGTTAATTACTAAATGTTTACTCTATACAGGTAATTCAGAAATATTAACTCTACCCAAGAAATTAATGGTAACCATATCCAGGAGATTATTTATTGTTCAATATGGACAGAATGAACAGGACCCAGGGAGACTGGACAGAATGAACAGGACCCAGGAAGACTGGACAGAATGAACAGAACCCAGGAAGACTGGTCAGAATGAACAGGACCAAGAAAGACTGGACAGAATGAACAGGACCTCAGGGAGACTGGACAGAATGAACAGGACCCAGGAAGACTGGACAGAATGAACAGGACCCAGGAAGACTGGACAGAATGAACAGGACCCAGGAAGACTGGACAGAATGAACAGGACCCAGGAGGACTGGACAGAATGAACAGGACCCAGGAAGACTGGACAGAATGAACAGGACCAAGAAAGACTGGACAGAATGAACAGGACCAAGAAAGACTGGACAGAATGAACAGGACCAAGAAAGACTGGACAGAATGAACAGGACCAAGAAAGACTGGACAGAATGAACAGGATGCAGGCAATGCCAGCTATAGGGCAATAAATGTCTATAAGAATCCTTCATATTTTATCCAGTTTGTGTAGCCTGAATTTCCTGGGAAGTATTTCCAATTAAAATTTTCCACAATGCCTGTCGTCGTGAGGATAATATATTCCAATCAAATCTAACTTTTATAACCGATCGTTTTCGTTTCATTTCGCTCGTTTCGACGTACAAGTAGCGCCCTTCGCAGCTGGTTACCAAATGAGAAAATAAGCCACGGTGCAACGGGCgatatattttttttctctcctgtGCAATATATAATTATTCTGCAATATTCTTTATTATCGCATCGTTGCAAATAGTTATCCTGACGATACCTGCGACGGCACCGTCATATCATGCGCTAAACCGTGGTAAATAAATTACGCTTTGATTCGCAATTGAAGGTGATTCTTGACGTCGCCTCAATCACCTGGATCGTTAAGCAGCATGAACTGTCTTCGTAAAACTACCTGAATCTCGACAGTGCCGTCTTATGCTAGAGGTAAATCACTCAATGCATTAAATACAGACATGGTTGCTTCGGCAGGTTTTTCGCCTCCCATCGTGTAGCTTTTCGCAACATTCAATTTTTCAAAAAGCCCAAATCCGGCATAAATCCGCCTCGATCAGTCTTTATGCTCGAACGCAAACACTAAAGGGAAGTTTGTGAGAGGTAAATCCGATACTGAACCTCGCTTCACCGGCGGCATCTGATGCTTTCAGTCGTCGGGAAACATGTGCTTGATGGGAGATTTTCATTTAgtgttaaataaattataattagaAAAGaggatgtctgtctgtctgtctgtctgtctgtctgtctgtctgtctgtctgtctgtctgtctgtctgtctgtctgtctgtctgtctgtctgtttttctgtctgtctgtctgtctgtctgtctgtctgtctgtctgtctgtctgtctgtctgtctgtctgtctgtctgtctgtctgtctgtctgtctgtctgactgttcgTCTATTCGTCTGTTCAAAGTTGAAGACCCCACCCTTGGAGCTTGTCTTACCTAAATTTGTCAGGAAAATGGTCTAGGGTGCGGAACGAACTTAGACTGGTTGCAGGAGGCCTAAATTAAAAGATTTAAGATATGGTATTAATTATTGACAAACTTCCAGGTTCTCGCAGATCCAGTTGTGGTCAAATGTGAAATACTCGTTCTGATGTCCTAAGACTATTTCGTCATCATAAATAATCCTGAAAGtacagcactccagttgcaaactctgtgagcaggaactacgggacAATCTCCCGCActtcatcactgaatgcccagttattagacctttcagaccagttggcatgaggtacctgaagctttgcaattattttattcactcgcgtattcttgaagatatcctcacagtgtatccaaaatttgccagtgccggctactaaacatatggccctgtatgactaaccatcctgcgagatggagacttttattaccactgctactttattcactcttgtgttgatgatatgctCAAAattcatccggagtctgccagtgcagactgcctatcacatgcctctgtatgactaaccatcctgtgtgatggggcttttttagcatcacctagttagcttttttgacacactgtactccacttcatatagtctagggtagatgcagtaatgcagatgtacctcatgaatTAATAATACGAAAAAAATATATTTCTTTACACAAAAAATAGTAAcaaatttttattatattttattttatgaaAGGGAAGAAAGGCtaattggtggtgggggaggcggaTGACTAAGGCCATGAGAGTGTGTTGTTTAAGGAGGGGGGGAAGCGAGAGGGGAGAGGACGAGGGAAGGGGGTGAGTGTGGAGGACTGTTATGTAACTGTATCGTATAAAATGAAAATTCTTCCTCCGCCATTGCGATGTTTTCCTCATTCCAAGGCGGGTCTGCTGAAGATAACAGTCAAACACATTGTAGTTTTCACCTGATTTAGGTGACGTGTACCAGCTGACAGTAGTGGAGATTTCCTTTGTGAAGAGAGAGGAGTGGTAACAATTTGGTTACTGTAACCAAATTGTGGTAACAATTTGATTACCACAACAGAAACAAGAATTAATCATCAGATTCTCACAAATTTGAATCCACTCAAGGAACTTTAGCATTTTGGctctttatttaatttatttattattttcatatttttgtttttgtttttaggaGACCCCAAACACAAGATGTGGCGCCTGCTAGTAACCTATATAGTTAGTTTgcacatttattatgcaccccatacacatccAATGGGCTGTAGAGGAAAGGgtcacagaggcacataatagacTCAGAAACTGAACTCCATAGCTGATTTAGCTATGTAAGTAAAAAATTTTGTGAAACTAGTTACACATTTTTTTAATACACGTACACATTTTAACagtctttttatatcacaagtgattcaagaaGTGGGCAACAACAGCCACTATACAGACAGTTTACTTCTACGGTTAGTCTGTTAAACAGTTACTAattttgctccacacccacccaactggacggcagctttacagccaggtGCAAATGTTTGTTTgctttacagtaagcaaattttggatacatgTCTGAGATTTCTGGTAGTACATCATCATAGATGAAGTActttacacatttcttgaacacaACCCTGAATTCCACGACTTTTCCGCATTCAATTGTATAATGACGCAAATAATGTGAATAATTCTTCTAACAGTTTACATTTAatcaagtctacatcagcaggtgATGCAAACTCCCAAAGGTAGCTGTAGCTTagactaagcctagcagtggtgacATCTAGAGGTCTCCTAACCTTATTAGATGATACACAGAAGTGCTGTTCTTCCTGCATaacagaatgatgatagatgtagTCACAGTAACACATTCATTCACAGTAACtgctgtgaatttcactttgccaatAGTCTATTAGATTTTGTTGTTGTTCCCGAAATATTGCTGCCCCTCTCAGGTTGTTCAAAGGTAATCTGAGAAGGTAATCAATTTCCTCCTCTTTACGGGCAAAtggtttggctaactcatcaaatCTATTGT
The sequence above is a segment of the Procambarus clarkii isolate CNS0578487 chromosome 44, FALCON_Pclarkii_2.0, whole genome shotgun sequence genome. Coding sequences within it:
- the LOC123750773 gene encoding mucin-21-like; the protein is MYILHVYAAGIVRYPRVRSWGRASSTCTHLGSCVLHLYAAGVVRPPRVRSWGRASSTCTQLGSCVLHVYAAGVVRHPRVRSWDRASSTCTQLGSCVIHVYAAGIVRHPRVHSWDRASSTCTQQGSCVLHVYAAGVVRPPRVRSWGRAASTCTQLGSCVIHVYAAGVVRHPRVRSWGRASSTCTQLGSCGLHVYAAGVVRHPRVRSWGRASSTCTQLGSCVIHVYAAGVVRPPRVRSWGRASSTCTQLGSCVIHVYAAGVVRPPNIHCKNVIEAHQICCNKCQSITVQRFLAVDTTTTATGVDSAATGIDSAATGIVSAATGIDSAATGVVSAATGIDSAATGVDSAATGVDSAATGIDSAATGVDSAATGVDSAATGVDSAATGVDSAATGVDSAATGVDSAATGVDSAAMGVDSAATGIDTAVTGVDSAATGVDSAATEVDSAATGVDSAATGVDSAATGVDSAATGVDSAATSADSATTGVDSTATGVDSATTGVGSTATGIDSAVTGVDSAATSVDSATTGVDSAATGVDSAATSVDSAATSVDSAATGVDSAATGVDSAATTHRSCHQIQRKLHLVGTPTISAFSFN